One segment of Leuconostoc lactis DNA contains the following:
- a CDS encoding YqeG family HAD IIIA-type phosphatase, with amino-acid sequence MRLEQFTPTYMVERIYDLTVDDLKAHGVKTVLADLDNTLLAWNNPNGTPELRQWLADLREGGIELIVVSNNTTKRVAKAVEPLGVQFVSWSLKPLPRGILHVLRTHHLDRQSVIMVGDQMLTDIWAAHAAGVRSVLVKRLIDSDMWQTWLNRSIEKQVKKIVFRAHPNLKWEKSLRDN; translated from the coding sequence ATGCGCTTAGAACAATTTACGCCAACCTATATGGTTGAAAGAATATATGATTTGACAGTTGACGACCTGAAAGCTCATGGCGTCAAAACGGTCCTAGCTGACTTGGATAATACTTTACTCGCTTGGAACAATCCAAATGGTACACCCGAATTGCGTCAGTGGTTAGCTGATTTACGTGAGGGTGGGATTGAATTGATTGTGGTTTCAAACAATACCACCAAACGGGTAGCGAAGGCCGTTGAACCGTTAGGGGTACAATTCGTTTCCTGGTCGCTTAAACCATTACCAAGAGGTATTTTGCATGTCTTGCGAACACATCATCTTGATCGGCAATCAGTTATTATGGTGGGGGATCAAATGTTGACAGACATTTGGGCAGCACATGCAGCCGGCGTACGTAGTGTCCTTGTTAAACGTTTAATTGACTCGGACATGTGGCAAACGTGGCTTAATCGTAGTATCGAAAAGCAAGTGAAAAAAATTGTTTTTCGTGCACATCCAAACTTAAAATGGGAGAAATCACTTCGTGACAACTGA
- the yqeH gene encoding ribosome biogenesis GTPase YqeH: MTTEVTDAYVREELNDGLRCIGCGALIQVDDPNKSGYLPMSALKKAIDRDELLCQRCFRLRHYNEIQPVELTDDDFASLLHQISDTRALIVYVIDVFDVTGSEISGLPRFVGQDNPILVVANKVDLLPKLLNKNRLKNWLQAELKAQGIKPVDILLTSATHPQNLDALLAEIDELRAGRDVFVVGVTNVGKSTLINQIIKTSTGVKDLITTSRFPGTTLDRIEIPLSDGKHLIDTPGIIKRDQIAHVLSDKDLKYALPKNEIKPRTYQLNPEQTLFIGGLARFDFESGERASFTAYFENNLNLHRTKLAGADAFYEKHVGTLLTPAPKTATPLVKHTFKTTEKSDIVFAGLGWISVPAGVQVSGWAPQGVSVLIRKAMI; this comes from the coding sequence GTGACAACTGAAGTAACGGACGCATATGTCCGAGAAGAATTAAATGATGGTTTGCGCTGCATTGGCTGTGGCGCTTTAATCCAGGTTGATGATCCAAATAAGTCGGGTTATCTGCCAATGAGTGCCTTAAAGAAGGCGATTGATCGGGATGAATTACTTTGCCAACGGTGCTTCCGTTTGCGGCATTATAATGAAATTCAACCTGTAGAATTGACTGATGATGATTTTGCAAGCTTGTTACACCAAATTTCAGACACACGCGCTTTGATCGTTTACGTGATTGATGTCTTTGATGTGACGGGGTCAGAAATTTCTGGCTTGCCACGCTTCGTGGGACAAGACAACCCAATTTTGGTAGTGGCCAACAAGGTAGACTTATTGCCAAAGTTGTTGAACAAGAACCGGTTGAAAAATTGGTTGCAGGCCGAATTGAAGGCGCAAGGCATTAAGCCAGTCGATATTCTCTTGACGTCAGCGACGCACCCACAAAATCTTGATGCGTTGTTGGCTGAAATTGATGAATTACGTGCTGGCCGTGATGTCTTTGTTGTTGGGGTAACCAATGTTGGGAAGTCAACGTTGATTAACCAAATTATTAAGACAAGCACTGGGGTGAAGGATTTAATTACCACCTCACGTTTCCCAGGGACAACGTTAGATCGAATCGAAATCCCACTATCTGATGGGAAGCATTTGATTGACACACCAGGGATTATTAAGCGCGATCAAATTGCGCACGTGTTGTCGGACAAAGATTTGAAGTATGCGTTGCCTAAAAATGAAATTAAGCCACGCACTTACCAATTGAATCCGGAACAAACCCTATTTATTGGTGGACTTGCCCGCTTTGATTTTGAATCAGGGGAACGTGCATCCTTCACAGCATATTTTGAAAATAATCTCAATTTACACCGGACAAAGCTGGCCGGTGCGGATGCTTTTTATGAGAAGCATGTTGGGACGTTATTGACACCGGCACCAAAAACAGCAACCCCACTTGTGAAGCACACATTTAAAACCACTGAAAAGAGTGATATTGTGTTTGCAGGTTTGGGTTGGATTTCTGTGCCAGCTGGCGTACAAGTCAGCGGTTGGGCACCACAGGGCGTTTCTGTCCTTATTCGAAAGGCAATGATTTAA
- the yhbY gene encoding ribosome assembly RNA-binding protein YhbY, translated as MLQLTGKQKRFLRAQANTLSPIFSVGKNGLTQAWVDEIVLAIAKRELIKISIQQSADDSAQAVADFIQSHSDITVAQVIGRTLVLYLPAQEDKYKKISVALAKI; from the coding sequence ATGTTACAACTCACTGGAAAGCAAAAGCGTTTCTTACGCGCACAAGCAAATACACTCTCACCTATTTTTTCTGTTGGTAAAAACGGGTTGACCCAAGCTTGGGTTGATGAAATTGTCTTGGCAATTGCCAAGCGTGAATTAATTAAAATTAGCATCCAACAAAGTGCGGATGATTCAGCACAAGCTGTGGCTGATTTTATTCAATCACACTCAGATATTACGGTCGCACAAGTGATCGGCCGGACGCTGGTGTTGTACTTGCCAGCGCAAGAAGATAAATATAAGAAAATTTCTGTGGCATTAGCAAAGATTTAA
- a CDS encoding nicotinate-nucleotide adenylyltransferase, producing the protein MQGIATTITQRQLQEAPVQPQHRVGIFGGTFDPPHIGQLVLAESIGRQLGLEKVYWMPNAQPVDGRHASAIAPADRVQMVRQAIMGNPFFDLELIEIYQGGPSLTYQTMLALTQAHPENAYTFIMGGDLVEKLPTWAHIDDLVQLVQLAAGKTTQQAGQSDYPIIWCDVPKIQISASDIRTKLRLNQSIRYLVPERVSYFIEEYHLYRGLYD; encoded by the coding sequence ATGCAAGGGATAGCAACAACGATCACACAAAGGCAATTGCAGGAAGCCCCCGTGCAACCGCAACATCGTGTCGGTATTTTTGGTGGCACTTTTGATCCACCACATATTGGGCAGCTGGTGTTAGCGGAAAGTATCGGCCGGCAATTGGGTTTGGAAAAGGTTTACTGGATGCCAAATGCGCAACCAGTAGACGGACGTCATGCCAGTGCGATTGCGCCCGCGGATCGTGTTCAAATGGTTCGCCAAGCGATTATGGGCAATCCTTTCTTTGACCTTGAATTGATTGAAATCTATCAGGGTGGGCCATCTTTGACCTACCAAACGATGTTGGCTCTGACGCAAGCACATCCGGAAAATGCTTACACCTTCATCATGGGTGGTGATCTCGTTGAAAAACTGCCAACTTGGGCACATATTGATGACCTGGTACAGTTGGTACAACTAGCAGCCGGTAAAACGACGCAACAGGCAGGCCAATCGGACTATCCCATTATTTGGTGTGACGTACCCAAAATTCAAATTTCTGCTTCAGACATTCGGACAAAACTACGGTTAAACCAAAGTATTCGTTATCTGGTACCAGAACGGGTGAGTTATTTTATTGAAGAATATCATTTATATCGGGGGCTATATGACTAA
- the yqeK gene encoding bis(5'-nucleosyl)-tetraphosphatase (symmetrical) YqeK — MTKYFDGSIAELETRVAAQLSDYRFQHVLRVRDYALKLAKQYGVSPEKAEIAALVHDYAKERADEDFLAVIQAKDLDPDLVNWGNYIWHGVVGAEMIRDELGIDDPDILTAVRQHTTGSGTDMSLLSQIIFMADYLELGRTFPGVETARTLTDQSLAAGIKYQIVHTVLRLVEKETPIYPKSITTYNYWLPRA; from the coding sequence ATGACTAAGTATTTTGATGGCAGTATTGCAGAACTCGAAACGCGCGTTGCCGCACAACTGTCGGACTATCGTTTCCAACATGTCTTACGTGTCAGAGATTACGCGCTTAAATTAGCTAAACAGTATGGTGTGTCACCAGAAAAGGCTGAAATTGCCGCACTCGTGCATGACTATGCAAAAGAACGCGCTGATGAAGATTTTCTCGCTGTGATTCAGGCCAAGGATTTGGATCCTGATTTAGTGAATTGGGGTAATTACATTTGGCATGGTGTCGTTGGGGCAGAAATGATTCGTGATGAGTTGGGGATTGATGACCCAGACATCTTAACAGCGGTTCGGCAACATACAACGGGATCAGGGACGGATATGTCCTTGTTATCACAGATTATTTTTATGGCAGATTACTTGGAGCTAGGGCGGACTTTCCCAGGGGTTGAAACAGCACGTACCTTGACGGATCAATCACTGGCTGCCGGTATAAAATACCAAATTGTCCACACCGTTTTGCGTTTGGTCGAAAAAGAAACACCGATTTATCCAAAGAGTATTACAACCTATAATTATTGGTTGCCCCGCGCTTAA
- the rsfS gene encoding ribosome silencing factor — translation MTTALDVKTVLETAIKAVDDKKANNIVALDMQQVSLMADYFVIADAASNRQVQAIVTEVKDKIQEAGGEVKLIEGFQAADWVLIDLGDVIVHVFSTEQRDFYNLERLWHDAPYVDITELLVTD, via the coding sequence TTGACAACAGCATTAGATGTAAAAACAGTATTAGAAACAGCTATTAAGGCTGTAGATGACAAAAAGGCCAACAATATTGTGGCCCTTGATATGCAACAAGTTAGCTTGATGGCTGATTACTTTGTCATTGCCGATGCCGCTTCAAACCGGCAAGTACAGGCAATTGTGACGGAAGTAAAAGACAAAATTCAAGAAGCTGGTGGCGAAGTCAAGTTAATTGAAGGCTTCCAAGCAGCTGATTGGGTATTAATTGACTTAGGCGACGTTATCGTCCATGTCTTTTCAACAGAACAACGTGATTTCTACAACTTGGAACGCCTCTGGCATGATGCGCCATATGTTGATATCACAGAATTATTGGTAACTGATTAA
- a CDS encoding class I SAM-dependent methyltransferase — translation MTNENLQNNYSTFAAKYDQLFDQEMYHAWADFVTNQTQPGDILDLGGGAGRLAVLLAQRGYQVDVLDMSAEMLTLAQQHAAAAAVDVNLLQADMRDWSDWQKTYPTIVSFADALNYLPTLADFQATIREVVAHLEKGGQFLFDVITPHQVNVGYADYYYNNDDDADNIFMWTSYPGEAVNSVDHDLKFFVYDEQIDGFKILREIHHEQTYDLATYQRELRLAGFEQIAVSADFGESAIDDATDRWFFKAVKA, via the coding sequence ATGACAAACGAAAACTTACAAAATAATTATTCAACCTTTGCGGCGAAATACGATCAGTTATTTGATCAAGAAATGTATCATGCTTGGGCAGACTTTGTGACCAATCAAACGCAACCAGGCGACATCTTAGATCTTGGTGGTGGTGCAGGGCGATTGGCTGTTTTATTGGCGCAACGCGGTTACCAAGTTGATGTGCTTGATATGTCGGCCGAGATGTTAACATTGGCCCAACAGCACGCCGCCGCAGCTGCAGTGGATGTAAATTTGTTACAAGCTGATATGCGCGATTGGTCGGATTGGCAGAAAACCTATCCAACGATTGTGAGTTTTGCAGATGCGTTAAACTATTTGCCGACATTGGCTGATTTTCAGGCAACCATTCGTGAAGTTGTGGCCCATCTGGAAAAGGGCGGTCAGTTTTTATTTGACGTCATTACACCGCATCAGGTTAATGTTGGTTATGCTGACTATTACTATAATAACGATGATGATGCCGACAATATCTTCATGTGGACAAGTTATCCAGGGGAAGCGGTAAATAGTGTTGATCATGATTTAAAGTTTTTCGTGTATGACGAGCAGATTGATGGGTTTAAAATTTTACGTGAAATTCATCATGAACAAACGTATGATTTGGCGACCTACCAACGCGAATTACGTTTAGCAGGATTTGAGCAAATAGCGGTGTCGGCTGACTTTGGTGAAAGTGCCATTGATGATGCCACAGATCGCTGGTTCTTTAAGGCGGTGAAAGCATGA
- a CDS encoding nucleotidyltransferase, with the protein MKVVGLVTEYNPFHNGHRYHIQQAKAVTGADVVVAVMSGNFVQRGEPALFDKWTRAQTALENGVDLVIELPTFYAVQPSHIFAEGAVRLLSAMGIKDMVFGSEHADVDFLKLAEQAPSVESGHAFQEKNQTFAHAYATQLAEETGFVLEDPNDILAFGYAKAVIKLGVDMTLHPIQRVAAGYHDQSFADDQTIASASSIRLALHKEKLEKVQGVVPEATLKAIAEAPHTIAFEKPFWQLLQYRLMTDTIGQLGQVYQMAEGLEHRLAAVALGEPGPKNYQSFIKSVKSKRYTFARMQRTLLYTLLNIKVDQMQAAMQDPYLRILGFTDAGQHFLNQIKKTVTLPLISKVDQNLAKANLRLDYKAGKIWQLLANEPGQQQDVTRQPIHVTGQKRADRGETNEIS; encoded by the coding sequence ATGAAAGTTGTTGGTTTAGTAACTGAATACAATCCGTTCCATAATGGGCATCGTTATCACATACAGCAAGCCAAAGCGGTGACTGGGGCAGATGTTGTTGTGGCCGTGATGTCGGGTAATTTTGTCCAGCGTGGGGAACCCGCTTTATTTGATAAATGGACACGGGCGCAAACAGCACTGGAAAACGGGGTCGACCTTGTGATTGAGTTGCCAACTTTTTATGCGGTGCAACCCAGTCATATTTTTGCGGAAGGCGCGGTGCGCTTATTGTCAGCAATGGGCATTAAAGACATGGTTTTTGGGAGCGAACACGCAGATGTTGATTTCTTAAAGCTGGCCGAACAAGCACCGAGTGTCGAAAGTGGTCATGCTTTCCAAGAAAAAAATCAGACTTTTGCGCATGCCTATGCGACACAATTGGCCGAAGAGACGGGGTTCGTGTTAGAAGATCCAAATGACATTTTGGCATTTGGCTATGCCAAAGCGGTCATTAAATTGGGTGTTGACATGACGTTACATCCTATTCAACGGGTGGCTGCTGGGTATCACGATCAGAGTTTTGCTGATGATCAAACTATTGCGTCGGCCTCATCAATCCGTTTGGCCTTGCATAAAGAGAAGCTTGAAAAAGTCCAGGGCGTTGTGCCGGAAGCAACTTTAAAGGCGATTGCGGAAGCACCACATACAATTGCCTTTGAAAAGCCGTTTTGGCAATTATTGCAATACCGCTTAATGACGGATACAATTGGGCAGCTGGGGCAAGTTTATCAGATGGCTGAAGGCTTAGAACATCGCTTAGCGGCAGTAGCGCTGGGTGAACCTGGTCCCAAAAACTATCAGAGCTTTATTAAGTCGGTGAAATCAAAGCGCTATACTTTTGCGCGGATGCAGCGCACGTTGTTGTATACGTTACTTAATATTAAGGTTGATCAAATGCAGGCGGCGATGCAAGATCCGTATTTACGCATTCTTGGGTTTACTGATGCTGGACAACATTTCCTCAATCAGATTAAAAAAACGGTGACGTTACCGTTGATTAGTAAAGTTGACCAGAATCTTGCCAAGGCGAACTTGCGGTTAGATTATAAAGCGGGTAAAATCTGGCAGTTATTAGCCAATGAGCCTGGCCAACAACAAGACGTGACACGTCAGCCGATTCATGTGACCGGCCAAAAACGAGCAGACAGGGGAGAAACAAATGAAATATCATAA
- a CDS encoding YceD family protein has translation MKYHKNQLQKFRQNALTFDEELNLETFAKTRFPDTILALSPLHITGDIKYTDQDDLLLNAHVTGEVTVPSSRSLAPVVRPVDLMIEERYVEDEKRLADFEETDPVFVLENDTLNVDEAVLDNIVAELPLQILTAEELENDVLPSGQDWHVISESTYENEKKAAETEQLDPRLAKLDDFFKE, from the coding sequence ATGAAATATCATAAAAATCAACTACAAAAATTTCGCCAAAATGCCTTAACTTTCGACGAAGAGTTGAATCTTGAGACATTTGCCAAGACACGTTTTCCAGACACCATTCTAGCTTTGTCACCACTCCACATCACAGGCGACATTAAGTATACAGATCAAGATGATTTGCTACTCAATGCCCACGTGACAGGTGAAGTGACGGTGCCATCATCACGATCATTAGCACCAGTTGTACGGCCAGTGGATTTGATGATTGAAGAACGCTATGTTGAAGATGAGAAGCGGTTGGCTGACTTTGAAGAGACAGATCCTGTGTTTGTATTAGAAAATGATACACTTAACGTCGACGAGGCCGTCCTTGACAACATTGTGGCTGAATTACCGTTGCAAATTTTGACGGCGGAAGAGCTGGAAAATGATGTGTTACCATCTGGACAAGATTGGCATGTTATCAGTGAATCAACTTATGAAAATGAGAAAAAAGCAGCAGAAACCGAGCAGTTAGACCCAAGACTAGCAAAATTAGACGATTTTTTCAAAGAATGA
- a CDS encoding response regulator transcription factor: MSKVLIVEDEENLAKFVGLELKHEGYEVETVLDGRSGLDAAMENNYDVILLDLMLPELNGLEVARRLRETKKTPIIMMTARDSVIDRVSGLDYGADDYLVKPFAIEELLARIRSLLRRIAIETESSDKHRSIINFKDLRIEKENRIARRDDQIINLTKREYDLLLTLVENINVVQSREQLLKEVWGFDSEVETNVVDVYIRYLRNKIDDPESKASYIQTVRGTGYVMRS; encoded by the coding sequence ATGAGCAAAGTATTGATTGTTGAAGATGAAGAAAACTTGGCAAAGTTTGTCGGCCTTGAACTAAAGCATGAAGGCTATGAAGTCGAAACAGTTTTAGATGGTCGTTCAGGACTAGACGCCGCAATGGAAAATAACTATGATGTTATTTTGCTTGACTTGATGTTGCCGGAATTAAACGGCTTGGAAGTTGCCCGTCGTTTACGTGAAACAAAGAAGACACCAATCATTATGATGACAGCACGTGATTCAGTGATTGATCGTGTTTCAGGTTTGGATTACGGTGCAGATGATTACTTGGTGAAGCCGTTTGCCATTGAAGAATTGTTGGCGCGTATTCGGTCACTCCTTCGTCGTATTGCAATCGAAACGGAATCAAGTGATAAGCACCGGTCAATTATTAACTTCAAAGACTTGCGGATTGAAAAAGAAAATCGTATCGCACGTCGTGATGACCAAATTATCAATTTGACAAAGCGTGAATATGACTTGCTATTGACGTTGGTTGAAAACATTAACGTTGTGCAATCACGTGAACAATTGTTGAAGGAAGTTTGGGGCTTTGACTCTGAAGTTGAAACCAACGTAGTTGATGTGTACATTCGTTACTTACGTAACAAAATTGACGATCCAGAAAGTAAAGCATCTTATATCCAGACTGTTCGTGGTACTGGCTATGTGATGCGCAGCTAA
- a CDS encoding sensor histidine kinase — protein sequence MVDKKNTTQKAARRFSLGWQLSLGMASGFFVVFIFFTLIVIARIKQYYGTLPAHLYHWLWGTVFLGGVAIFIFAFLLTRLILRPVKSIETTIEALRDDPMTEVRAKQTGPNDEFSDLVSVLNRMIDRLQNLIAAQQQFVSDVSHELRTPVTIVKGHMDLLNRWGKDEPEVLDDSIKSSLAEMQRMETLINEMLNLTRAEQIPIENVQEVTEVGGLVHRVYDNFKLIHPDFIFTLDDDLTHEANVKVRQDHMEQILIILADNAVKYSTDRKEIHFALSQTANRVEIGVQDFGEGLSTEDAGRVFDRFYRVDKARSRAKGGNGLGLSIAQRLVNAYGGEIAIESALGSGSIFTIRLPLYREAQHGQLSN from the coding sequence ATGGTTGACAAAAAAAATACAACTCAAAAAGCCGCACGTCGTTTCTCTTTAGGTTGGCAACTGTCACTGGGGATGGCGTCTGGTTTTTTTGTTGTCTTCATTTTCTTTACGCTGATTGTCATCGCGCGAATTAAGCAATATTATGGCACTTTACCTGCCCATTTATACCACTGGTTATGGGGGACCGTCTTTTTAGGCGGCGTGGCGATTTTTATTTTTGCTTTTCTATTAACGCGTCTGATTCTACGCCCCGTCAAGTCAATTGAGACAACCATTGAAGCGTTACGTGATGATCCAATGACTGAAGTGCGGGCGAAACAGACCGGCCCCAATGACGAATTTTCGGATTTGGTCAGTGTGTTAAATCGGATGATTGATCGGTTACAAAATTTGATTGCCGCACAGCAACAATTCGTTTCTGACGTCTCACATGAGCTGAGAACCCCTGTCACCATTGTGAAAGGGCATATGGATTTGCTTAATCGCTGGGGAAAAGATGAACCGGAAGTGTTAGATGATTCGATTAAATCATCTCTTGCCGAGATGCAACGGATGGAAACGCTGATTAATGAAATGTTAAACCTGACCCGTGCGGAACAAATTCCAATTGAAAATGTCCAAGAAGTCACGGAAGTTGGTGGTTTAGTGCATCGTGTTTATGACAACTTTAAGTTGATTCATCCTGACTTTATTTTTACATTGGATGATGACTTAACGCATGAAGCGAATGTGAAAGTCCGTCAGGATCACATGGAACAAATTTTAATTATCTTAGCGGATAATGCGGTAAAGTATTCAACAGATCGTAAGGAAATTCATTTTGCCTTGTCGCAGACGGCTAATCGTGTTGAAATTGGCGTTCAAGACTTTGGTGAAGGGTTATCTACGGAAGATGCTGGACGTGTGTTTGACCGTTTTTATCGTGTTGATAAAGCACGTTCCCGTGCCAAAGGGGGAAATGGGCTTGGTTTGAGTATTGCCCAACGCCTAGTTAACGCTTACGGTGGTGAAATTGCCATTGAAAGTGCCCTGGGATCTGGGTCAATCTTTACCATTCGCTTACCACTTTATCGGGAGGCACAGCATGGTCAGTTATCAAATTAA
- a CDS encoding acylphosphatase, with the protein MVSYQINVYGRVQGVGFRWFTQQAAERHHISGWVRNKADGSVEMAIQGETVAVDRFLAIIAAGPGAYSHVTQLVKTPIAPFEGKNFTIR; encoded by the coding sequence ATGGTCAGTTATCAAATTAATGTTTATGGTCGCGTCCAAGGCGTTGGCTTTCGTTGGTTTACCCAGCAGGCGGCAGAACGGCATCACATCAGTGGCTGGGTACGGAACAAAGCAGATGGTTCGGTCGAAATGGCGATTCAGGGTGAAACGGTTGCTGTTGACCGCTTTTTAGCCATCATTGCTGCCGGCCCTGGGGCCTATAGCCACGTCACACAGCTCGTTAAAACACCAATTGCGCCGTTTGAAGGGAAAAACTTTACCATTAGGTAG
- the yidC gene encoding membrane protein insertase YidC, translated as MKQVKRVLTVAFVILDIILITGGYSQHSRMYRWIGQPLADIMANIAHVIGGVNGIGWAIIIITAILRLILLPFFLNQQVNTTINQIKMQKLKPEIDKLQAISRKAGTSAEQQQASMAMMSLYRENDVSVIGGISFLTLAMQLPVFSGLYAAILHAPALKGATFFGLSLGQPQLIFAIAAGVVYLVQAWIAVLRMPEEQKKASATMMLISPIMIFVFAMIASGAIGLYFIVGGLFALLQSLILHFQRPGLEKRVAREFKIKKTADDLLADRAQTTPGTQAAPAAEQTSVLPPKSKRNRNAGKQQR; from the coding sequence ATGAAACAAGTAAAGCGCGTTCTAACAGTAGCTTTTGTGATTTTAGACATTATCTTAATTACCGGTGGCTATAGCCAACATAGTCGTATGTACCGCTGGATTGGGCAACCATTAGCAGATATCATGGCCAATATTGCGCACGTTATTGGTGGTGTCAATGGTATCGGTTGGGCGATTATCATTATTACAGCGATTTTGCGTTTGATTTTGTTACCGTTCTTCTTGAATCAACAAGTCAACACAACAATTAACCAAATTAAAATGCAAAAATTAAAGCCTGAAATTGATAAGTTACAGGCTATCTCACGTAAGGCAGGGACATCTGCTGAACAACAACAAGCCAGCATGGCAATGATGTCACTGTATCGTGAAAATGATGTCAGTGTCATTGGTGGTATTTCATTTTTAACTTTAGCTATGCAATTACCAGTTTTTTCTGGTTTGTACGCCGCTATTTTGCACGCCCCTGCGTTGAAAGGCGCAACTTTCTTTGGACTTAGCTTAGGGCAACCCCAATTGATCTTTGCGATTGCAGCCGGTGTGGTTTACTTGGTGCAAGCTTGGATTGCCGTGTTACGAATGCCAGAAGAACAAAAGAAGGCGTCAGCAACCATGATGTTGATCAGTCCAATCATGATTTTTGTGTTTGCCATGATTGCCAGTGGCGCTATTGGCTTGTACTTTATCGTGGGTGGTTTGTTCGCCCTCTTGCAGTCTTTGATTCTGCACTTCCAACGTCCTGGTTTGGAAAAGCGTGTGGCGCGTGAATTTAAAATTAAGAAAACAGCAGATGATTTGTTAGCAGACCGTGCGCAAACGACACCAGGCACACAAGCAGCGCCTGCAGCCGAACAAACATCAGTATTACCCCCAAAATCAAAGCGCAATCGTAATGCTGGTAAACAGCAGCGTTAA
- a CDS encoding TrmH family RNA methyltransferase yields MDRILSNQNSRVKAWAKLATKKGRLENKTYLLDGWHLVEEAIKAKAKFHAVMATEAQMAEHLPDVPHGVPAFEISEEVAKHIAGTNTPQGIFAEISLPDKTFDPSYVHDGAWLLLDKIQDPGNVGTLVRTADAAGFKGVVLGEGTADAYSPKVVRAMQGSQFHLEVLNGDLNEWTDALTANGLPVYGSQLDEAAQSYRQIEPSTQFALIVGNEGQGMSEELAAKTTANLYIPIQGQAESLNVAIAGGILMFSLAAGN; encoded by the coding sequence ATGGATCGTATTTTATCAAATCAAAACAGTCGTGTGAAAGCGTGGGCAAAGCTCGCTACTAAGAAAGGCCGTCTTGAAAACAAGACTTATTTATTAGATGGTTGGCATTTAGTTGAAGAAGCTATCAAAGCGAAGGCGAAGTTCCATGCAGTCATGGCAACTGAAGCCCAAATGGCTGAACACTTGCCAGATGTGCCACATGGTGTACCAGCTTTTGAAATTAGTGAAGAAGTCGCTAAGCATATTGCTGGGACGAATACACCACAAGGCATTTTTGCCGAAATCTCATTGCCAGACAAGACGTTTGACCCAAGTTATGTGCATGATGGGGCGTGGTTGTTGCTCGACAAAATTCAAGACCCAGGCAATGTTGGTACATTGGTTCGTACAGCCGATGCTGCTGGCTTCAAAGGCGTGGTCTTGGGCGAAGGAACAGCTGACGCTTATTCACCAAAGGTTGTCCGTGCGATGCAAGGCTCACAATTCCATTTGGAAGTTCTAAACGGTGACTTGAATGAATGGACTGATGCGTTGACTGCTAATGGGTTGCCAGTTTATGGATCACAATTGGATGAAGCGGCGCAATCTTACCGTCAGATCGAACCAAGTACGCAATTTGCACTGATTGTGGGTAACGAAGGTCAAGGTATGTCAGAAGAATTGGCAGCGAAAACGACGGCTAACCTGTACATTCCAATCCAAGGTCAAGCTGAAAGTTTGAACGTGGCCATTGCTGGTGGTATTTTAATGTTTAGTTTGGCTGCTGGTAATTAA
- the secG gene encoding preprotein translocase subunit SecG, with protein MAKILTVALIVVGLLLIVTVMMQPSKQQDALSALSGGAGDLFAERKSRGFEAVMRRATAILGGLWFIIGFALMYLSAH; from the coding sequence GTGGCAAAAATACTCACCGTTGCTCTGATTGTTGTGGGTCTATTGCTCATTGTGACAGTCATGATGCAACCAAGTAAACAACAAGATGCGTTATCTGCTTTATCAGGTGGCGCTGGCGATTTATTCGCTGAACGAAAGTCACGCGGGTTTGAAGCGGTGATGCGACGCGCAACAGCTATTTTAGGCGGGTTGTGGTTCATTATCGGTTTTGCCTTAATGTACTTGTCAGCGCATTAA